CAAGTCGCGGCAAGTACGGTGGTAGCTGCCAGGTTTGGCGTCCGTCCGCGAGGGCGTCAAAGTGACGCGCAAGGGCACGGCATTGCCCAGCCCCTTGTTGCTCCATTCACGGCTCTTGCCATCCTCTTCATCTTTCAAGGTGCGCACGGCGGCCGTCAGCAAGGATTTCTGTTCCTTCGCATTCAGCTTGGCGATGGTCACGTCGGACAGGAAAGGCGGATACACGACGGGCGCCGGGTCCTTGCCCTGCACATCCCAACGGCCGCTGTTCTGCGAACACGTACGGCGGCTCAGGTCTTGCGACTTGTCGCCCGCCGTGACGACGAATTTCAGGTCGCGGCAGATGTGCGCCTTCAGGCTGTGTTCCGTCATGCCGGAGTTGCTGAAGTTATATGTGACTTTCACCCGCACGCCACGGTCGCCGCCGTTGTCCCACACATGCGCTTCCTGGTCGTCGTCGTCCTTGTTGAGGTCGTTGAACAGCTCGTTGAGCAGCATGTCCTTTTCCAGCGGCGTCAGGGTCGCCACGGTGATCTCGTCGAGAATCGTGGGCGTTTGCGCGGCGGCATTGCCCAGGCAGGCGAGGCCGACGAGGGCGGCACCGAGCAGGCGCAGGGCGGGACGGGAAAGAGTCGATGGCATGGTGTGCTTTCTGGTACAGGGGAATATTGATATGCAATTGCAATCATCTTATCAAAGTCCATAGCAAAACTCTGTTTCCTGTGCGTACAGGAACGCCGTTCGCCTGACGGGCATGCTAGAGTCGCGCCTGTTGCTGACGCCCGGGAACGAGGCTTGCGTTTGCGCAAACCCTGCGTAAATGCAGGCTGCGTAGAACGTCCAAGCTTATCTTCCCGGAGAATAAGCCCTTGAATAAGCCCCCTACCGTCCCTATAATTAGCACTCGTTAGTAGAGAGTGCTAACAAACTCTTTCGTAGCAATCCTCAAGACATGATGGTGTCTGCCGGGCAACAGCAGGGAACGCTACGCGGCGGGCGACGCCGCGATGCCACCACTGCCCAGCGCCGGCATGCACCCGATGCCATGGGGTTTGCTTGACCGTTGCGGGCTGCTTTCAACGGCGGTCACTGAAAGCACGCCTGGCGCTGTGCCAGGCATGTATTCATTTAGCAACACCTATCCATTGAACTTTAAGGAGTTTTGTATGAATCTGCGCCCATTGAACGATCGCGTCATCGTCAAACGCCTCGACCAGGAAACCAAGACTGCGTCCGGCCTCATCATTCCTGATGCAGCTGCTGAAAAACCGGATCAAGGCGAAGTCCTTGCCGTAGGCAATGGCAAGATTCTCGACGACGGCAAAGTCCGTCCTCTGGATGTCAAAGTGGGCGACCGCGTCCTGTTCGGCAAGTACGCCGGCCAAACCGTCAAAGTTGACGGCGATGAGCTGCTGGTCATGCGCGAAGAAGACATCATGGCGATCGTCGTCAAGTAATTGTTTCCACGTTGTAGACAGATACATCCCGAAACTCAGGAGAATTGAACATGGCAGCTAAAGAAGTAGTATTCGGCGACGCAGCGCGCGCCAAGATGGTCGAAGGCGTCAACATCCTCGCCAACGCAGTCAAAGTCACCTTGGGCCCGAAAGGCCGCAACGTCGTGCTGGAGCGCTCGTTCGGCGCCCCTACCGTCACCAAGGATGGTGTGTCGGTAGCGAAAGAAGTTGAACTCAAAGACAAGCTCATGAACATGGGCGCGCAAATGGTCAAGGAAGTGGCTTCCCGCACCAGCGACAACGCCGGCGACGGCACCACCACCGCGACCGTGCTGGCACAAGCCATCGTGCGCGAAGGCATGAAGTTCGTTGCCGCCGGCATGAACCCGATGGACCTGAAGCGCGGTATCGACAAAGCTGTTGCAGCGACCGTCGAAGAACTGGCGAAAATCGCCCGTCCTTGCACCACGACCAAGGAAATCGCCCAGGTTGGCGCGATCTCGGCGAACTCGGACTACTCGATCGGCGAGCGTATCGCTGAAGCGATGGAAAAAGTCGGCAAAGAAGGCGTCATCACCGTTGAAGACGGCAAGTCGCTGAACGACGAGCTGGACATCGTTGAAGGCATGCAGTTCGACCGCGGCTACCTGTCGCCATACTTCATCAACAACCCAGAGAAGCAAGTTGCCGTCCTGGACAGCCCATTCGTCCTGCTGTGCGACAAGAAAATCTCGAACATCCGTGACCTGCTGCCGGTACTGGAACAAGTCGCCAAGGCTGGCCGTCCACTGCTGATCATCGCGGAAGACATCGAAGGCGAAGCGCTGGCTACCCTGGTTGTGAACAACATCCGCGGCATCCTGAAAACCTGCGCAGTGAAAGCACCAGGCTTCGGCGACCGCCGCAAAGCCATGCTGGAAGACATCGCTGTCCTGACGGGCGGCCAGGTGATCGCTGAAGAAGTCGGCCTGACCCTGGAAAAAGTGACCCTGGCCGAACTGGGTCAGGCGAAACGCATCGAAGTGGGCAAGGAAAACACCATCGTCATCGATGGCGCCGGCGAAGCTGCCTCGATCGAAGCACGCGTGAAACAAGTGCGTGTACAGATCGAAGAAGCGACCTCGGACTACGACCGTGAAAAACTGCAAGAGCGCGTGGCCAAACTGGCTGGCGGCGTTGCCGTGATCAAGGTTGGCGCAGCCACCGAAGTCGAAATGAAAGAGAAGAAAGCCCGCGTTGAAGATGCACTGCACGCCACGCGCGCTGCCGTGGAAGAAGGCATCGTGCCAGGCGGCGGCGTAGCCCTGCTGCGCGCACGCGCCAACATCACGGTCAAGGGCGACAATCCTGATCAAGACGCTGGTATCAAGATCGTCCTGCGCGCAATGGAAGAGCCGCTGCGCATGATCGTGCAAAACGCCGGCGAAGAAGCTTCGGTCGTCGTGGCAGCCGTCCTGGCTGGCGCGGGCAACTACGGCTACAACGCTGCCAACGGCACGTATGGCGACATGGTGGAAATGGGCGTTCTGGACCCAGCCAAAGTGACCCGTTCGGCGCTGCAAAACGCCGCTTCGATCGCTTCGCTGATGCTGACGACCGACTGCATGGTCTGCGAAATCGCTGACGACAAGGCAGCCGGCGGCATGGGCGGCGGCATGGGTGGTATGGGCGGCATGGGCGGCATGGACGGCATGATGTAATGTCCTGCGGCCAGTCGCGCAGGCGACGGCGCACCTGGCCGCATACGCCGGGACAGGGCTGGCAGGCCAAAAGCTGCCAGCGCCTCCCCGGCGGCCCCGAAAGCCACCTCCCACGGAAGGTGGCTTTTTTTCGTCTTGCTTTTTAGAAATTTCAACGATTGCCCGCCTGCACGTTTTGCTTTAGCATGGCCGCCATCGTCCCTCTTTCTCACGCCACCATCATGCAGCCACGCGCCTCTTCTTCCAAAACCACCATCATCGCCGGCATCCTGGCCGGCTTGCTGGCCGCCGGGCTCGGCGCTTTCTACCTGCACCAGCAAGGCGCGCCGCACGGCACCAATGCCCCGGCCGCGAGCAGCCAGGCGGCGCCAGAACAGAGCGCGCGCGCCGTCGATGCGCTGATGGCATTGCCGGAAATCAAGGCCTGGTCGGCGCATATCGAAAAGGCTTCGGGCGGCCGCGCCCACGGCGCCGTGATGGAAACGTCGCCCGACGTGCGTCTCATCGATGGCAAGCCCTACTATGACCTGAACTTTGTGGAAAACACGCCAGACGCGGCGCACCGCTGGGAGAGTTTCGTCGTCTCCCAGGATGGCAAGCGCATCCTCGTCGATGACGTCGTCAGCGGTGAGCTGATCAGCCTGGAACAATGGCGCAAGGACAATGCGCCCATGCAGCGCATCGCCACGCAGTAACTGCCTACGCCGGCGCGCCCTGCGGCGGCGCGCCGCGCACGCGCGCCACCCACCACACCGTCCACAGCGACAAGCCCGCCGCCAGCCAGCCATTGATGCCGTAGCCGCTGATGTGGCCGGCCGCATCCGTCTGCAGGGTCAGGCCGCCCAGCCAGGCGCCCAGGCCGCTGCCAAAGCTTTGCAGAGCCGAATTGGCGCTGAGAAACGCGCCCCGCTTGTGCGTTTCCGGGATGGTCGTCAGCAGCGCCTGCAGCGGCACCATGCGGCCCGAGACGAGGGCCATAAAGAAGGGAAACGCCAGCATCAGCCCCAGCAGCGGCAGCTGGGGCAAGTGCGTCATGAACAGCAGCGGCGCAATCGACAGCAGGGACACCCAGCGGTACACCTGCTGCTTGCCGGCCCGGTCCGCCCAGCGGCCGATCAGGCGCGCAGTAAAGATCGTGGCGCAGCCGCCCGCCAGATACACCCAGGTGACATCGGCCGGCGCCAGCCCCATATTGCCCACGAGCACGGGCGAAATGAAGGGAATGACCAGCATGCCGGCCGTCATGTTGACAATCGACAAGGAGAACGCTTTCAGGTGGCGCCGCTCGCGGAACAGCGCCAGCAGGTTCGGCAGCACCTGGCGCAGCGGCGTGGGAGCGGCGCCCATGTGCGCCGTGAGCGAGGGCAGCACGCGCGCCGCGCCCAGCCAGACCAGCAGCGACAGCACGACCAGCAGGAAAAACGGCGAGGCCCAGCCAAAGTGCGCGGCCAGCACCACGCCGATGGGTACGCCTCCCACGGCCGCCATGGCAAACGAGGTCATGACGATGCCCGTGGCCGCGCCGCGCCGCTCGGAAGGAATCACGTCGCCGATGATGGCCATGACCATGGCGCCCAGCACGCCGCCCGTCAGCCCTGCAAACGCGCGCGACCACAGCAGCACATAAAAGTTCGGCGCCAGCGCGCAAGCGAGGTTCGACAAGGTGAACAGGCAAAACATGGTCAGCAGCAGCTTCTTGCGGTCAAAGCGGTCGATATACGTGGCCGCCAGCAAGCCGGACAGGCCCGCGCACCAGGCGTAGGCGGAAACGGCGCCCGAGACGGCGGCCGGGCCGATGTGGAACGCCTGCATCAGCTGAGGCGCCAGCGGCATCATCACCATGAAATCCATGATGACGGTAAATTGCGTCAGCGCAAGCAGCCACAGCATCGCGCGCTCGCGCGCCGGCGTCAGAGCCGCGCCAGCGGACATATCAGGGGAAGGGCTCGGTACAGGTTTCATGCGGCAGATATTAAGGATGGCGGCGGTGAACGGCAAGGTTTACTTTCTGGCATCGAAGCCCGATACTCGCCCACATGCCCGCCACCACCGTCCGCCCCCTGACGCCCGACGACGTTGCCGCCTACCGCGCGCTGCGCCTGGCCGGCATCGCCGAACTGCCCGCCGCCTTCTGCACCACGCACGCGGCGGAGAGCGGCTTGCCGCTGGCACGGATAGCCGAGCGCTTGCGCATCACGCCCCACCAAATAATATTTGGCGTTTTCGACGAAGAACAATTGATCGGCATTGCCGGCCTGCGCCGCGAACCGATCGCCGTCGTGCATGACAAGGCCAGCCTGTGGGGCGTATACGTGGCGCCGCAGGCGCGCGGGCGCGGCGCTGCACGACAACTGCTGCAGGCCGCCATTGCCCATGCCTGCGCCATCCCCGAACTGGCCCGCCTGCGCCTGGCCGTGGCGCAGGACAACCACGCGGCATTGACCCTGTACCTGGGCTGCGGCTTTACCGTGGCGGACGGCCCCGCATCGGACGGCATGCTGCAAATGCAGCTGTGGCTGCCGCGCCCGGCGTGTGCAAGTACAAGCGCAAGTGCCGAAAGTAATGTCTTTATGAAAATCAATACCTTACAAATCCCTGCGAAATAGCGGACAGGCCGTTTTTTCTGTTGCAAGCAAACGCGGCAGGCCTTAGCATCGCGGCTTACAAAAAAAACTTGGGGGAGAGCCAATGTCATCGGCCGAGACACAAACCGCCACGGGCAAAATGCCGCGGCAAATACCGTACATCATCGCCAACGAAGGCTGCGAACGCTTCAGCTTTTACGGCATGCGCAACATCCTGACGCCATTCCTCATCAGCACCCTGCTGCTGATGATCCCGATCGACCAGCGCACAGGCGAAGCCAAGCACGTGTTCCACACCTTCGTCATCGGCGTGTATTTCTTCCCGCTGCTGGGCGGCTGGCTGGCCGACCGCTTCTTCGGCAAGTACAACACCATCTTCTGGCTCAGCCTCGTGTATTGCGCGGGCCACGCCTGCCTGGCCCTGTTTGAAAACAGCGTCAACGGCTTCTATTTCGGCCTGTTCCTGATCGCCTTCGGCTCCGGCGGCATCAAGCCGCTCGTCGCCTCGTTTGTCGGCGACCAATTCGACCAGACCAACAAGCACAAGGCCAAGCTGGTCTTCGACCTGTTCTACTGGATCATCAACTTCGGCTCCTTCTTCGCCTCGCTGCTGATGCCGATGTTCCTGCGCGACTTCGGCCCGTCGATCGCCTTCGGCATCCCCGGCCTGATGATGCTGGCCGCCACCGTCGTCTTCTGGATGGGCGCCAAGAAATACGTGCACGTGCCGCCGGCGCCGCCGAATCCCGATTCGTTCACCCGCGTGGCCCGCACGGCACTGCTGGCGCGCGTCGACGGCGGTTCGCGTCCCGGCCTGTACGTCGCCTACGTGGGCGTGATCGGCGCCCTGTACGCGTTCTACAGCATTCCCGAATGGGGCTTCGTGATTTCCGCGTGTACCGCGCTGGTCTTGCTGCTGGCCTTCGGCAGCATCGGCACGGCCATGCAGCTGGAACGCGCGCGCGGCATCCACCCGGACGAAGCCGTCGAAGGCGTGCGCGCCGTGCTGCGCATCCTCGTCATCTTCGCCCTCGTCACGCCGTTCTTCTCGCTGTTCGACCAGAAGGCCTCGACGTGGATCGTGCAGGCGAACACCATGGAAAAACCGAGCTGGTTCCTGCCGGCGCAGATGCAGGCGCTGAACCCGATGCTGGTGATGCTGCTGATCCCGTTCAACAACCTGGTGCTGTATCCGATGCTCAACCGCTTC
This window of the Janthinobacterium agaricidamnosum genome carries:
- the groES gene encoding co-chaperone GroES; its protein translation is MNLRPLNDRVIVKRLDQETKTASGLIIPDAAAEKPDQGEVLAVGNGKILDDGKVRPLDVKVGDRVLFGKYAGQTVKVDGDELLVMREEDIMAIVVK
- the groL gene encoding chaperonin GroEL (60 kDa chaperone family; promotes refolding of misfolded polypeptides especially under stressful conditions; forms two stacked rings of heptamers to form a barrel-shaped 14mer; ends can be capped by GroES; misfolded proteins enter the barrel where they are refolded when GroES binds), which produces MAAKEVVFGDAARAKMVEGVNILANAVKVTLGPKGRNVVLERSFGAPTVTKDGVSVAKEVELKDKLMNMGAQMVKEVASRTSDNAGDGTTTATVLAQAIVREGMKFVAAGMNPMDLKRGIDKAVAATVEELAKIARPCTTTKEIAQVGAISANSDYSIGERIAEAMEKVGKEGVITVEDGKSLNDELDIVEGMQFDRGYLSPYFINNPEKQVAVLDSPFVLLCDKKISNIRDLLPVLEQVAKAGRPLLIIAEDIEGEALATLVVNNIRGILKTCAVKAPGFGDRRKAMLEDIAVLTGGQVIAEEVGLTLEKVTLAELGQAKRIEVGKENTIVIDGAGEAASIEARVKQVRVQIEEATSDYDREKLQERVAKLAGGVAVIKVGAATEVEMKEKKARVEDALHATRAAVEEGIVPGGGVALLRARANITVKGDNPDQDAGIKIVLRAMEEPLRMIVQNAGEEASVVVAAVLAGAGNYGYNAANGTYGDMVEMGVLDPAKVTRSALQNAASIASLMLTTDCMVCEIADDKAAGGMGGGMGGMGGMGGMDGMM
- a CDS encoding MFS transporter, whose amino-acid sequence is MKPVPSPSPDMSAGAALTPARERAMLWLLALTQFTVIMDFMVMMPLAPQLMQAFHIGPAAVSGAVSAYAWCAGLSGLLAATYIDRFDRKKLLLTMFCLFTLSNLACALAPNFYVLLWSRAFAGLTGGVLGAMVMAIIGDVIPSERRGAATGIVMTSFAMAAVGGVPIGVVLAAHFGWASPFFLLVVLSLLVWLGAARVLPSLTAHMGAAPTPLRQVLPNLLALFRERRHLKAFSLSIVNMTAGMLVIPFISPVLVGNMGLAPADVTWVYLAGGCATIFTARLIGRWADRAGKQQVYRWVSLLSIAPLLFMTHLPQLPLLGLMLAFPFFMALVSGRMVPLQALLTTIPETHKRGAFLSANSALQSFGSGLGAWLGGLTLQTDAAGHISGYGINGWLAAGLSLWTVWWVARVRGAPPQGAPA
- a CDS encoding GNAT family N-acetyltransferase codes for the protein MPATTVRPLTPDDVAAYRALRLAGIAELPAAFCTTHAAESGLPLARIAERLRITPHQIIFGVFDEEQLIGIAGLRREPIAVVHDKASLWGVYVAPQARGRGAARQLLQAAIAHACAIPELARLRLAVAQDNHAALTLYLGCGFTVADGPASDGMLQMQLWLPRPACASTSASAESNVFMKINTLQIPAK
- a CDS encoding oligopeptide:H+ symporter, producing the protein MSSAETQTATGKMPRQIPYIIANEGCERFSFYGMRNILTPFLISTLLLMIPIDQRTGEAKHVFHTFVIGVYFFPLLGGWLADRFFGKYNTIFWLSLVYCAGHACLALFENSVNGFYFGLFLIAFGSGGIKPLVASFVGDQFDQTNKHKAKLVFDLFYWIINFGSFFASLLMPMFLRDFGPSIAFGIPGLMMLAATVVFWMGAKKYVHVPPAPPNPDSFTRVARTALLARVDGGSRPGLYVAYVGVIGALYAFYSIPEWGFVISACTALVLLLAFGSIGTAMQLERARGIHPDEAVEGVRAVLRILVIFALVTPFFSLFDQKASTWIVQANTMEKPSWFLPAQMQALNPMLVMLLIPFNNLVLYPMLNRFGLEATALRRMTAGIGFSSLAWIVIGLLQLALDSGNAVSIMWQILPYALLTFGEVLVSATGLEFAYSQAPVSMKGAIMSFWNLSTTVGNLWVLIVNRSVMNEGVIGKIAESGISVTAFQMFFFAAFAAVAMLAFGLYAKRYKMVDNYRQAAVPGKA